Proteins encoded within one genomic window of Pseudodesulfovibrio senegalensis:
- the panB gene encoding 3-methyl-2-oxobutanoate hydroxymethyltransferase: protein MSQDKAQDKPYGGNAPKKAITAPGITAMKGSDRKIACLTAYDYATGITADESGADLILVGDSLAMVVLGHEDTLSVTMDEMIHHTRAASRGVSQALLVADMPFMSYHLSVEQAVANAGRLVQEGRAKAVKLEGGGTVVEKIRAIVDAGIPVMGHLGLTPQHVNRFGGFKMQGKNAADVQQLLDDAMALEEAGAFSLVLEAMPVEAAELVTEHVGIPTIGIGAGNVTDGQILVWHDVLGMFDRFTPRFVRTYAELGKDATAALTRYCEDVRYHRFPAEKHTSHMAEEETGAMKKIKIRKRK, encoded by the coding sequence GTGTCTCAGGACAAAGCACAGGACAAGCCCTACGGCGGCAACGCCCCCAAAAAGGCGATCACCGCCCCCGGCATCACGGCCATGAAAGGCTCGGACCGCAAGATCGCGTGCCTGACCGCATATGATTACGCCACGGGAATCACCGCGGACGAGTCGGGTGCGGACCTGATTCTGGTGGGCGATTCTCTGGCCATGGTAGTCCTCGGCCACGAGGACACGCTGTCCGTGACCATGGACGAGATGATCCATCATACCCGAGCGGCCTCGCGCGGGGTAAGCCAAGCACTGCTGGTGGCGGACATGCCGTTCATGTCCTACCACCTGAGCGTGGAACAGGCCGTGGCCAATGCCGGGAGACTGGTACAGGAAGGCCGCGCCAAGGCTGTCAAACTGGAAGGCGGCGGCACGGTCGTCGAAAAAATACGCGCCATTGTGGATGCGGGCATTCCGGTCATGGGCCATCTGGGCCTGACTCCGCAACACGTCAACCGCTTCGGCGGCTTCAAGATGCAGGGCAAAAACGCCGCTGACGTACAGCAACTGCTGGACGACGCCATGGCCCTGGAAGAGGCGGGCGCATTCTCGCTGGTGCTGGAAGCCATGCCCGTGGAGGCGGCCGAACTGGTCACCGAGCACGTCGGCATTCCCACCATCGGCATCGGCGCAGGCAACGTCACGGACGGACAGATTCTTGTCTGGCACGACGTGCTGGGCATGTTCGACCGCTTCACCCCGAGGTTCGTACGCACCTACGCGGAGCTGGGCAAGGATGCCACGGCAGCCCTGACCCGCTACTGCGAAGATGTTCGCTACCACCGCTTCCCCGCGGAAAAGCACACCTCGCACATGGCCGAAGAGGAAACCGGAGCCATGAAAAAGATCAAAATCCGCAAGCGCAAGTAG
- a CDS encoding LexA family transcriptional regulator, which produces MPKQKKKCDEAQRKWFEDALERIKKATGARTQVQLAEVLDVRQSSISDAKRRCSIPAEWFLKLYRSHGLDPDWLADGVEPVYINASKAKIPADTILREAPTPYGRMNSRGRVVSVSSVAGAQTESNTWAPQPLEELSIPESFFRPQLQVIRMDSANMEPVIARGAFVGIDQAQKQHPDGDIVAVHFPHQGLMIRRAYLRDGEFLLKADNPQHSDLTIPAEEMAERTLGRVIWVLQNLAPM; this is translated from the coding sequence ATGCCCAAACAAAAGAAAAAATGCGACGAGGCCCAACGCAAATGGTTCGAAGATGCGCTTGAGCGTATCAAAAAGGCCACCGGCGCCCGCACCCAGGTGCAGTTGGCCGAAGTGCTCGACGTCCGCCAGTCCAGCATTTCCGACGCAAAACGCCGTTGCTCCATTCCGGCGGAGTGGTTCCTCAAACTCTACCGCAGCCATGGGCTGGACCCGGACTGGCTGGCTGACGGCGTTGAGCCTGTCTACATCAACGCCAGCAAGGCCAAAATCCCTGCGGACACCATCCTGCGCGAAGCGCCCACGCCCTATGGCCGCATGAACTCCCGCGGTCGCGTTGTTTCTGTTTCCTCGGTTGCGGGCGCACAGACCGAAAGCAACACATGGGCTCCCCAGCCCCTTGAGGAACTGTCCATCCCCGAATCCTTTTTCCGGCCGCAGCTGCAGGTGATCCGCATGGATTCCGCAAACATGGAGCCGGTCATTGCCCGAGGCGCATTCGTGGGAATCGATCAGGCCCAGAAACAGCATCCGGACGGCGACATCGTGGCCGTGCACTTCCCGCATCAGGGCCTGATGATCCGCAGAGCCTACCTGCGCGACGGTGAATTTCTGCTCAAGGCGGACAACCCCCAGCACAGCGACCTGACCATTCCGGCCGAAGAAATGGCCGAACGCACCCTGGGCCGGGTCATCTGGGTACTCCAGAACCTTGCCCCCATGTAG
- the hflC gene encoding protease modulator HflC yields the protein MNKKSALLIILILVGTIVLTQSVFTVDQTEEALVLQLGKPVYPDPLGPGLHFKLPLVQDVVYFDSRILDYDAKPEEITTEDKKYMNIDSFAKWRIANPLVFYQKVRTIPGAQARLDDIIRSQLRVSLGRYTLIEVVSRKRPEIMTNVTARTKKQLEPYGIEVIDVRIKRTDLPPENATAIFGRMKAERERQAKQYRSEGQEAMARIKAKADKERSIILAEAEKQAEEQRGQGDAKATAIYAEALGQSPEFYGFMRSLDAYRKSFKDKSRFIFTPESPFLKYFQ from the coding sequence ATGAACAAAAAATCCGCATTGCTGATCATACTCATATTGGTGGGAACCATTGTCCTGACGCAAAGCGTCTTCACCGTGGACCAGACCGAAGAAGCCCTTGTTCTGCAACTGGGCAAGCCCGTGTACCCGGACCCGCTCGGTCCCGGGCTGCACTTCAAGCTGCCGCTGGTGCAGGACGTGGTCTATTTCGACTCGCGCATACTGGACTATGACGCCAAGCCCGAGGAAATCACCACCGAAGACAAGAAATACATGAACATCGACAGCTTCGCCAAATGGCGCATCGCCAACCCGCTGGTCTTCTACCAGAAGGTGCGCACCATTCCCGGCGCGCAGGCACGGCTGGACGACATCATCCGCTCCCAGTTGCGCGTGAGCCTCGGCCGCTATACGCTCATCGAGGTGGTTTCGCGCAAGCGCCCCGAGATCATGACCAACGTGACCGCCCGGACCAAGAAACAGCTGGAACCCTACGGCATCGAGGTCATTGACGTGCGCATCAAACGCACGGACCTGCCCCCGGAAAACGCCACCGCCATCTTCGGCCGCATGAAGGCCGAACGCGAACGGCAGGCCAAGCAGTACCGTTCCGAAGGTCAGGAAGCCATGGCACGCATCAAGGCCAAGGCGGACAAGGAACGCAGCATCATCCTTGCCGAAGCGGAAAAACAGGCCGAAGAACAGCGCGGGCAGGGCGACGCCAAGGCCACGGCAATCTATGCCGAAGCCCTTGGTCAGTCTCCGGAATTCTATGGATTCATGCGCAGTCTCGATGCCTACCGGAAGAGCTTCAAGGATAAATCCCGGTTCATTTTCACACCGGAATCTCCGTTCCTGAAATACTTCCAATAA
- the hflK gene encoding FtsH protease activity modulator HflK, with amino-acid sequence MNWDWEKLQKQRQGNTGGTPPGFDDFNEQFKKLKSFKLPGGKIVLLAVALLWLLSGIYIVEPDEVGVVKRFGAFSRITTSGPHYHIPYPVESVLTPKVTQIRRIEMGFRSMTRNRSVPFRQGQERGVPDESLMLTGDENIVSVQFIVQYLIKDAKDYLFNVKDVEATIKNAASAAMREVIGKSKIDDALTTGKQEIQASTRELMQHILDLYKSGISIVAVQMQNVHPPDQVVDAFKDVASAREDKSRFINEAQAYSNDILPKARGQAARITNAAQAYSEAKIRRSQGEASRFLAVLKEYKKAKDITRRRLYLETMESILSNPDAEKLILSDDALKKSIPYLPLDTVRRGKTADTAKQ; translated from the coding sequence ATGAATTGGGACTGGGAAAAACTCCAAAAGCAGCGGCAGGGGAACACCGGCGGTACGCCCCCCGGTTTTGACGACTTCAACGAACAGTTCAAAAAGCTCAAAAGCTTCAAGCTGCCCGGAGGGAAGATCGTTCTCCTTGCCGTGGCCCTGTTGTGGCTGCTTTCCGGCATCTACATAGTAGAGCCGGACGAAGTGGGCGTTGTCAAACGTTTTGGCGCGTTTTCGCGCATCACCACATCCGGGCCGCACTACCACATTCCCTATCCGGTGGAAAGTGTGCTCACACCAAAAGTGACCCAGATCCGCCGCATAGAAATGGGGTTCCGCTCCATGACCCGCAACCGGTCCGTGCCGTTCAGGCAGGGACAGGAACGCGGCGTGCCGGATGAATCGCTCATGCTCACCGGCGACGAAAACATCGTCAGCGTGCAGTTCATCGTCCAGTATCTGATCAAGGACGCCAAGGATTACCTCTTCAACGTCAAGGACGTGGAGGCCACCATCAAGAACGCGGCCAGCGCGGCCATGCGCGAGGTCATCGGCAAGAGCAAGATCGATGACGCGCTGACCACGGGCAAGCAGGAAATCCAGGCATCCACCCGCGAACTCATGCAACACATTCTGGACCTCTACAAATCCGGAATCAGCATCGTGGCCGTGCAGATGCAGAACGTGCATCCGCCGGATCAGGTGGTGGACGCGTTCAAGGACGTGGCCTCGGCCCGCGAGGACAAGAGCCGCTTCATCAACGAAGCACAGGCCTACAGCAACGACATCCTGCCCAAGGCCCGGGGACAGGCGGCCCGCATCACCAACGCGGCGCAGGCTTACAGCGAAGCCAAGATCCGCAGGTCTCAGGGTGAGGCGTCCCGCTTCCTGGCTGTGCTCAAGGAGTACAAAAAGGCCAAGGACATCACCAGGCGCAGACTCTATCTTGAAACCATGGAGTCCATTCTCTCCAACCCGGACGCGGAAAAGCTGATCCTTTCCGACGACGCGCTGAAGAAATCCATTCCCTATCTGCCGCTGGACACGGTCCGCCGAGGCAAAACCGCCGACACGGCCAAGCAATAG
- a CDS encoding YkgJ family cysteine cluster protein, translated as MSLYHASRGFFRWVRAKVLRSEVRIAGHCLMCGRCCRDLRIMDHGEWVTSRRQHESMVRESPEYDRFEIIGKDDAGCLTYSCSCAGEDGLCTDYENRPSICSRYPSPTLYYRGVDPPGHCGYRYEALTFRTALRCLLGRERSFDMILRQERKRMSKQGKKA; from the coding sequence ATGAGTCTGTACCATGCCTCCCGCGGTTTTTTCCGTTGGGTGCGGGCCAAAGTGCTGCGCAGCGAAGTGCGCATCGCCGGGCATTGCCTCATGTGCGGGCGCTGCTGTCGCGATCTGCGTATCATGGACCACGGCGAGTGGGTCACCTCGCGTCGCCAGCATGAATCCATGGTGCGCGAAAGCCCCGAATACGACCGGTTCGAGATCATCGGCAAGGACGATGCCGGCTGCCTGACCTATTCCTGTTCATGCGCGGGCGAGGACGGCCTGTGCACGGATTACGAAAACCGGCCGTCCATTTGCAGTAGGTATCCTTCCCCGACATTATACTACAGAGGAGTGGACCCGCCCGGCCACTGCGGGTATCGTTATGAGGCCCTGACGTTTCGGACGGCGCTGCGGTGCCTGCTGGGCAGGGAGCGTTCCTTTGACATGATCTTGCGGCAGGAGCGGAAGCGGATGAGCAAACAGGGGAAGAAGGCATGA
- a CDS encoding efflux RND transporter periplasmic adaptor subunit, translating into MKKTIVIVVMLAALGAGAYFMFRDRAEPVRIISTAPVERTAVRKVLQATGIVKAQVGALIKIGARATGILQQVLVKVGDTVKKGDLVAVVDDRELRAKIAEAEARLKLAQAKRTYAAKTLPRKRQLVQKKLEAQDSLDMALQDERVASFEAAAARAALETLRVQSTYYKIYSPMDGIVSQVAAQEGETIVSGLNVSNLVTVLDPERLEMWIYVDETDIGRVRVGLPVEFSVDAHADRIFRGRVDRVYPEPEVRDNIVYYRALVKVDPHQADFLRPEMTTQCKIIVETRDNVLSIPNAALKWVAGRQVVFVGEPDAGEPREVTPELGLQGLERSEVLSGLEEGQPVAVQLVIPGRKLGNKGI; encoded by the coding sequence ATGAAAAAGACCATTGTCATCGTTGTAATGCTGGCGGCGCTGGGAGCCGGGGCCTACTTTATGTTCCGGGATCGGGCCGAGCCCGTGCGCATCATCAGTACGGCCCCGGTGGAAAGGACTGCCGTGCGCAAGGTGCTGCAGGCCACGGGCATCGTCAAGGCACAGGTGGGCGCTCTCATCAAGATCGGGGCCAGGGCAACGGGCATTTTGCAGCAGGTGTTGGTCAAGGTGGGCGACACCGTCAAAAAGGGCGACCTCGTGGCCGTTGTGGATGACCGCGAATTGCGTGCGAAAATAGCCGAGGCCGAGGCACGGCTCAAGCTCGCGCAGGCCAAGCGGACATATGCGGCCAAGACCCTGCCCCGCAAGCGGCAGCTGGTGCAGAAGAAGCTGGAAGCACAGGATTCCCTGGACATGGCGCTGCAGGACGAGCGGGTGGCCAGTTTTGAGGCGGCCGCGGCCAGGGCTGCGCTGGAGACCCTGCGTGTGCAGAGTACCTATTACAAGATCTACAGCCCCATGGACGGCATCGTCAGTCAGGTGGCCGCGCAGGAGGGTGAAACCATCGTTTCCGGGCTGAACGTGTCCAATCTGGTCACCGTGCTGGACCCGGAGCGGCTGGAGATGTGGATATACGTGGACGAGACCGACATCGGCCGTGTGCGCGTCGGCCTGCCCGTGGAGTTTTCCGTGGACGCCCATGCGGACCGCATTTTCCGCGGCCGGGTGGACCGGGTTTATCCCGAGCCCGAAGTCAGGGACAATATCGTCTACTACCGTGCGCTGGTGAAGGTGGACCCCCATCAGGCCGATTTTCTGCGGCCCGAAATGACCACCCAGTGCAAGATCATCGTGGAAACCCGGGACAACGTGCTCAGCATCCCCAATGCCGCGCTCAAGTGGGTTGCCGGTCGGCAGGTGGTCTTTGTGGGCGAACCCGATGCGGGCGAGCCTCGCGAGGTCACCCCGGAACTGGGGCTGCAGGGTCTGGAACGCAGCGAAGTGCTTTCCGGGCTTGAAGAGGGTCAGCCGGTGGCCGTGCAGCTGGTCATTCCGGGCAGGAAGCTCGGCAACAAGGGCATATGA
- a CDS encoding ABC transporter ATP-binding protein produces the protein MTGSVNAIDIPGVDVAIHMRDMTRTFWQEPEQEGGERRGVKVLKGISLDIASGEFVALQGTSGSGKSTLLQLMGLLDQPTSGSFTLMGHDVAGLDDDDRSDLRNCCLGFVFQSFYLIPYATALENVILPGLYSGRPRSEMRSRAVSLLERVGLGDRMDFKPSSLSGGQQQRVAMARALVNEPDIILADEPTGQLDSATSEEIMELFLDVNSTGKTIVLVTHDEAVAAGAQRTIHLKDGRIAD, from the coding sequence ATGACAGGGTCTGTAAACGCGATTGATATTCCGGGCGTGGATGTGGCCATCCATATGCGGGACATGACCCGCACCTTCTGGCAGGAACCCGAGCAGGAGGGCGGCGAGCGCCGCGGCGTGAAAGTGCTCAAGGGCATCTCGTTGGACATTGCCTCGGGCGAGTTCGTGGCCCTGCAGGGGACATCCGGTTCGGGCAAGTCCACCCTGCTGCAGCTCATGGGCCTGCTGGACCAGCCCACATCCGGTTCATTTACACTCATGGGGCATGACGTGGCCGGGCTGGACGACGATGACCGTTCCGACCTGCGCAACTGTTGCCTGGGGTTCGTGTTCCAGAGTTTCTATCTCATTCCCTACGCCACGGCGCTGGAGAACGTGATCCTGCCCGGCCTGTATTCGGGGCGACCCCGTTCGGAAATGCGCTCCCGTGCGGTTTCCCTGCTGGAGCGCGTGGGGCTTGGCGACCGCATGGACTTCAAGCCTTCGAGCCTGTCCGGTGGCCAGCAGCAGCGTGTGGCCATGGCCCGGGCGCTGGTCAACGAACCGGACATCATCCTTGCGGATGAACCCACGGGCCAGCTGGATTCCGCCACCAGCGAAGAGATAATGGAATTGTTTCTCGACGTGAATTCCACGGGCAAGACCATCGTGCTGGTGACCCATGACGAAGCCGTGGCCGCAGGCGCGCAACGGACCATCCATCTGAAGGACGGCCGCATCGCGGACTGA
- a CDS encoding ABC transporter permease, whose amino-acid sequence MRFIRLLPHIQGMAMEALWAYKLRSLFVIMGVAMGIASLTLIVTAVDGANRKALEIVEMFGPDAAFVLGGNIKKRAVGMRTLTLSHDDARRIRQSLPGAYLVVPMRAKGGLTIRYRNKNYQDVFVVGATENYATVWNWPLQEGRDIRPDDERTGARVALLGSKPARELFGQQSPVGKTVFVGGIPFQVVGLLSYRGMTGGGGDIDNRVIIPLSTLTSRFNLDRKYFRALRVKFYEPAYMDAHTENLRSLLRHLHELAPEDDDDFTILTADEVLKFLSMFKGGLAVFLGVTATIAMLVGGFVLANLFTISVSERSEEIGLKRAMGAHRSAIMGQFLLEASLLTLVGGVLGLLLGLGLGQLLSRLDILVIRFSWKAFAMAMGSALAVGLVFGLKPARHAASLDPIKALKGMD is encoded by the coding sequence ATGCGATTCATACGGTTGCTCCCGCATATACAGGGCATGGCCATGGAGGCCCTGTGGGCCTACAAGCTCCGGTCGCTGTTCGTGATCATGGGCGTGGCCATGGGCATTGCCTCGCTGACACTCATTGTCACGGCCGTGGACGGGGCCAACCGCAAGGCTCTGGAGATCGTGGAGATGTTCGGGCCGGACGCGGCCTTCGTGTTGGGCGGCAACATCAAGAAACGGGCGGTGGGCATGCGCACCCTGACCCTGAGCCATGACGACGCCCGGCGCATCCGGCAGTCCCTGCCCGGCGCCTACCTGGTGGTGCCCATGCGTGCCAAGGGCGGGCTGACCATCCGCTACCGCAACAAAAATTACCAGGACGTGTTCGTGGTCGGAGCCACCGAGAATTATGCCACTGTCTGGAACTGGCCCTTGCAGGAGGGACGCGACATCCGCCCCGACGACGAGCGCACGGGAGCACGCGTGGCGTTGTTGGGGTCCAAGCCCGCGCGCGAGCTGTTCGGGCAGCAGTCCCCGGTGGGCAAGACCGTGTTCGTGGGCGGCATTCCCTTTCAGGTTGTGGGCCTGCTTTCGTATCGGGGCATGACCGGTGGCGGCGGGGACATCGACAACCGCGTCATCATTCCCCTGTCCACCCTGACCTCGCGCTTCAATCTGGACCGCAAGTATTTCCGCGCCCTGCGCGTCAAGTTTTACGAACCTGCCTACATGGACGCCCATACCGAAAACCTGCGCTCCCTGTTGCGCCATCTGCACGAGCTTGCGCCGGAAGATGATGACGACTTCACCATCCTCACGGCCGACGAAGTGCTCAAGTTCTTGTCCATGTTCAAGGGCGGGCTGGCCGTGTTTCTTGGCGTGACCGCTACCATAGCCATGCTTGTGGGCGGGTTCGTGCTGGCCAACCTGTTCACCATCAGCGTGAGCGAGCGCAGCGAGGAAATAGGGCTCAAACGGGCCATGGGCGCGCACCGCAGCGCCATCATGGGGCAATTTTTGCTGGAGGCCTCCCTGCTCACGCTGGTGGGCGGGGTGCTCGGGCTGCTTCTGGGCCTTGGGCTGGGGCAGCTGCTTTCCCGGCTGGACATTCTGGTGATCCGTTTTTCATGGAAGGCCTTTGCCATGGCCATGGGCAGCGCGCTGGCCGTGGGACTGGTCTTCGGGCTCAAGCCCGCACGCCATGCCGCAAGCCTTGATCCCATAAAAGCGCTCAAGGGCATGGACTGA